The following are encoded in a window of Balaenoptera ricei isolate mBalRic1 chromosome 1, mBalRic1.hap2, whole genome shotgun sequence genomic DNA:
- the DNTTIP2 gene encoding deoxynucleotidyltransferase terminal-interacting protein 2 isoform X2: MVVTRSARPQAGIQATSVESSQQKNSATRIQAHPKGRKESPSDDPSIAESQTTREQSPAPKTRKRRSGTTGSLPGMNKPSTDGEISEAESNCSSVSEAQDPILRVTRRRQILVAGTPVSSVRKKLKITLVSESHTEEEVSEAESHISGISRIVHPTEITRTRRSKAKSRTDPNQEYHVEANSDAESSCSDISSFSGIATRRTTRSMQRKLQAQTEENGTNIVPGNEKQIINTPVNLEDSDTRRTSSRLLARSLSQINKPHISNNETYDDPDNDSFFGNSGKKLIVQKHQSFNIREEKQDVSPLKEITKNCKSLDEEAKGITDVGKEINEKNSQLKSLSELQDTSLQQLVSQRHSTPESNKTTSASSNVNSEAVMKSLAQTFAVVEVNRWNEERNSSIKTSDWPELGDGGDSDEEECTVIGVGEDMSKERDVDSECDTKLCKLEPSTSQDKDDSVLLVLSSDESQQSENSENEEDTVCFVENSGQKESLNGDSENTSRDNVLFVIDTTPRLSADKNFYLDEEDKASEVATEEEKEEEESEEEPSDSDRSKDNEFSDEDNLLNSTKSKLLKLTSSSIDPGLSIKQLGGLYINVNADRLQLNKRTLTQIKEKKKNELLQKTVITPDFEKNDCVPPYSESKYKLQKKRRQERQKTAGDGWFGMKAPELTDELKNDLKALKMRASMDPKRFYKKNDRDGFPKYFQSTSARAV; encoded by the exons ATGGTGGTTACTAGGTCTGCGCGGCCTCAGGCCGGGATCCAAGCCACGTCAGTTGAAAGCTCCCAGCAGAAG AATTCTGCCACAAGAATTCAAGCACATCCAAAAGGCCGGAAGGAATCTCCATCTGATGACCCAAGTATTGCTGAATCACAGACCACTAGGGAACAAAGTCCAGCTCCTAaaaccaggaagaggaggagcgGAACTACAGGTTCATTACCAGGAATGAACAAACCGTCTACTGATGGAGAGATCTCTGAAGCAGAGTCAAACTGTTCTTCTGTGTCTGAGGCCCAGGATCCCATTTTAAGAGTAACTAGGAGAAGGCAGATCTTAGTTGCAGGCACCCCAGTTTCCAGTGTAAGGAAAAAGCTGAAAATAACTCTAGTAAGTGAGTCTCATACTGAAGAAGAAGTCTCTGAAGCAGAATCACATATTTCAGGTATTTCTAGAATTGTGCATCCCACAGAAATAACAAGAACCAGGAGAAGTAAGGCTAAATCCCGAACCGATCCAAACCAAGAATACCATGTGGAAGCTAATTCTGATGCTGAGTCATCATGCTCagacatttcttcattttctggaATTGCAACTAGGAGAACAACAAGGAGTATGCAAAGGAAATTACAGGCACAAACTGAGGAGAATGGTACTAACATTGTACcaggaaatgaaaagcaaatcatAAATACACCTGTGAATTTAGAGGATTCAGATACCAGACGAACTTCTTCTCGTTTACTAGCAAGATCGCTTTCTCAGATAAATAAGCCACATATCTCTAATAATGAAACTTATGATGACCCTGATAATGACTCCTTCTTtggaaattcaggaaaaaaactaatAGTGCAAAAACACCAAAGTTTTAATATAAGAGAGGAAAAACAGGACGTTTCACCTctcaaagaaataacaaagaattGTAAGAGCTTAGATGAAGAAGCCAAAGGAATAACAGATGTGGGAaaagaaattaatgagaaaaATTCTCAGTTGAAGAGTCTTTCTGAACTTCAGGACACTAGCCTTCAGCAGTTAGTTTCTCAAAGGCATTCAACCCCCGAAAGTAACAAAACCACCTCAGCATCCTCAAACGTGAACTCTGAGGCTGTAATGAAATCGTTAGCTCAAACATTTGCAGTTGTGGAAGTGAACAGATGGAATGAAGAGAGAAACAGCAGCATAAAAACAAGTGACTGGCCAGAacttggtgatggtggtgatagtgatgAAGAAGAGTGCACAGTTATAGGTGTTGGCGAAGACATGAGCAAAGAAAGGGATGTAGATTCTGAGTGTGATACCAAACTGTGTAAACTTGAGCCCAGCACATCTCAGGATAAAGATGATTCTGTTTTATTAGTTCTCAGCAGTGATGAAAGCCAGCAGTCTGAAAACAGTGAGAATGAAGAGGACACTGTGTGTTTTGTTGAAAATAgtggtcaaaaagagtcattaaATGGAGACTCAGAAAATACATCACGTGACAATGTGTTGTTTGTAATTGACACAACTCCTCGATTGAGTGCTGATAAAAATTTTTACTTGGATGAAGAAGACAAGGCAAGTGAGGTTGCcactgaggaagaaaaggaggaggaagaaagtgaAGAAGAACCATCAGACAGTGACAGAAGTAAAGATAATGAGTTTAGTGATGAAGACAACTTACTAAATAGCACTAAATCTAAACT TCTGAAGTTGACTAGCAGCAGCATAGATCCTGGTCTGAGTATTAAGCAGTTGGGTGGTTTGTATATTAATGTCAATGCAGACAGGCTACAGTTGAACAAGAGAACCCTAACACAgatcaaggagaaaaagaaaaatgag CTTTTGCAGAAAACCGTCATTACTCCTGATTTTGAAAAAAACGACTGTGTCCCACCATATAGTGAATCAAAGTATAAACTTCAGAAAAAACGCAGA caaGAGAGACAAAAAACAGCAGGTGATGGCTGGTTTGGTATGAAAGCTCCAGAACTGACAGATGAACTGAAAAATGATCTCAAAGCACTGAAGATGAGAGCTAGCATGGACCCAAAAAGGTTTTATAAGAAAAATGATAGAGATGGCTTCCCCAAGTACTTCCAG AGCACATCTGCTCGGGCCGTATAA
- the DNTTIP2 gene encoding deoxynucleotidyltransferase terminal-interacting protein 2 isoform X1, translating to MVVTRSARPQAGIQATSVESSQQKNSATRIQAHPKGRKESPSDDPSIAESQTTREQSPAPKTRKRRSGTTGSLPGMNKPSTDGEISEAESNCSSVSEAQDPILRVTRRRQILVAGTPVSSVRKKLKITLVSESHTEEEVSEAESHISGISRIVHPTEITRTRRSKAKSRTDPNQEYHVEANSDAESSCSDISSFSGIATRRTTRSMQRKLQAQTEENGTNIVPGNEKQIINTPVNLEDSDTRRTSSRLLARSLSQINKPHISNNETYDDPDNDSFFGNSGKKLIVQKHQSFNIREEKQDVSPLKEITKNCKSLDEEAKGITDVGKEINEKNSQLKSLSELQDTSLQQLVSQRHSTPESNKTTSASSNVNSEAVMKSLAQTFAVVEVNRWNEERNSSIKTSDWPELGDGGDSDEEECTVIGVGEDMSKERDVDSECDTKLCKLEPSTSQDKDDSVLLVLSSDESQQSENSENEEDTVCFVENSGQKESLNGDSENTSRDNVLFVIDTTPRLSADKNFYLDEEDKASEVATEEEKEEEESEEEPSDSDRSKDNEFSDEDNLLNSTKSKLLKLTSSSIDPGLSIKQLGGLYINVNADRLQLNKRTLTQIKEKKKNELLQKTVITPDFEKNDCVPPYSESKYKLQKKRRQERQKTAGDGWFGMKAPELTDELKNDLKALKMRASMDPKRFYKKNDRDGFPKYFQIGTIVDNPADFYHSRVPRKQRKRTIVEELLADSEFRRYNRRKYSEIMAEKAANAAGKKFRKKKKFRN from the exons ATGGTGGTTACTAGGTCTGCGCGGCCTCAGGCCGGGATCCAAGCCACGTCAGTTGAAAGCTCCCAGCAGAAG AATTCTGCCACAAGAATTCAAGCACATCCAAAAGGCCGGAAGGAATCTCCATCTGATGACCCAAGTATTGCTGAATCACAGACCACTAGGGAACAAAGTCCAGCTCCTAaaaccaggaagaggaggagcgGAACTACAGGTTCATTACCAGGAATGAACAAACCGTCTACTGATGGAGAGATCTCTGAAGCAGAGTCAAACTGTTCTTCTGTGTCTGAGGCCCAGGATCCCATTTTAAGAGTAACTAGGAGAAGGCAGATCTTAGTTGCAGGCACCCCAGTTTCCAGTGTAAGGAAAAAGCTGAAAATAACTCTAGTAAGTGAGTCTCATACTGAAGAAGAAGTCTCTGAAGCAGAATCACATATTTCAGGTATTTCTAGAATTGTGCATCCCACAGAAATAACAAGAACCAGGAGAAGTAAGGCTAAATCCCGAACCGATCCAAACCAAGAATACCATGTGGAAGCTAATTCTGATGCTGAGTCATCATGCTCagacatttcttcattttctggaATTGCAACTAGGAGAACAACAAGGAGTATGCAAAGGAAATTACAGGCACAAACTGAGGAGAATGGTACTAACATTGTACcaggaaatgaaaagcaaatcatAAATACACCTGTGAATTTAGAGGATTCAGATACCAGACGAACTTCTTCTCGTTTACTAGCAAGATCGCTTTCTCAGATAAATAAGCCACATATCTCTAATAATGAAACTTATGATGACCCTGATAATGACTCCTTCTTtggaaattcaggaaaaaaactaatAGTGCAAAAACACCAAAGTTTTAATATAAGAGAGGAAAAACAGGACGTTTCACCTctcaaagaaataacaaagaattGTAAGAGCTTAGATGAAGAAGCCAAAGGAATAACAGATGTGGGAaaagaaattaatgagaaaaATTCTCAGTTGAAGAGTCTTTCTGAACTTCAGGACACTAGCCTTCAGCAGTTAGTTTCTCAAAGGCATTCAACCCCCGAAAGTAACAAAACCACCTCAGCATCCTCAAACGTGAACTCTGAGGCTGTAATGAAATCGTTAGCTCAAACATTTGCAGTTGTGGAAGTGAACAGATGGAATGAAGAGAGAAACAGCAGCATAAAAACAAGTGACTGGCCAGAacttggtgatggtggtgatagtgatgAAGAAGAGTGCACAGTTATAGGTGTTGGCGAAGACATGAGCAAAGAAAGGGATGTAGATTCTGAGTGTGATACCAAACTGTGTAAACTTGAGCCCAGCACATCTCAGGATAAAGATGATTCTGTTTTATTAGTTCTCAGCAGTGATGAAAGCCAGCAGTCTGAAAACAGTGAGAATGAAGAGGACACTGTGTGTTTTGTTGAAAATAgtggtcaaaaagagtcattaaATGGAGACTCAGAAAATACATCACGTGACAATGTGTTGTTTGTAATTGACACAACTCCTCGATTGAGTGCTGATAAAAATTTTTACTTGGATGAAGAAGACAAGGCAAGTGAGGTTGCcactgaggaagaaaaggaggaggaagaaagtgaAGAAGAACCATCAGACAGTGACAGAAGTAAAGATAATGAGTTTAGTGATGAAGACAACTTACTAAATAGCACTAAATCTAAACT TCTGAAGTTGACTAGCAGCAGCATAGATCCTGGTCTGAGTATTAAGCAGTTGGGTGGTTTGTATATTAATGTCAATGCAGACAGGCTACAGTTGAACAAGAGAACCCTAACACAgatcaaggagaaaaagaaaaatgag CTTTTGCAGAAAACCGTCATTACTCCTGATTTTGAAAAAAACGACTGTGTCCCACCATATAGTGAATCAAAGTATAAACTTCAGAAAAAACGCAGA caaGAGAGACAAAAAACAGCAGGTGATGGCTGGTTTGGTATGAAAGCTCCAGAACTGACAGATGAACTGAAAAATGATCTCAAAGCACTGAAGATGAGAGCTAGCATGGACCCAAAAAGGTTTTATAAGAAAAATGATAGAGATGGCTTCCCCAAGTACTTCCAG ATTGGAACCATTGTTGACAATCCAGCTGACTTCTACCATTCACGAGTTCCCaggaaacaaaggaagagaacTATTGTGGAAGAACTGCTGGCCGATTCTGAGTTCAGAAG atataACCGAAGGAAGTACTCAGAGATTATGGCTGAAAAGGCAGCAAATGCAGCAGGAAAGAAGTTTCGAAAGAAGAAGAAGTTTCGCAATTAA